CTCTtgatgatttgttttttttttattgtgtCTTTTGTTAGTCTGCTGCCGATGGTTTACTTGCTAGCTGCGGTTGTCAACTTGTAATGGTGATTTGGGGACGTTGAATAGCTATAAATAAAGCTGTCTCTAGATTTTCATATGCGTGCTGCGTGGTTGTTTTCACTTACTGACTTGTCTTtctcaaaaaatcaaaaatagaaagaaaaaaatgttggCTATTATTCTTACTTATCTTCCTGTTTTCTGTTTTTTCAGAATTACAAACCTTTGGACTTGTATTGCTTTAGATTTTGGGCATATGGCTagaaaaaaatgatcaagagtaGGCTCTTCAGTCATTATTTTGTTCTTAAAAATTAAGATGTTATGCATGAACACTCCTCAATTTGTGCAAGGAAATGTCACTTGTCCAGGAAAATCTTCCATATCCAGCTGTGTTCAATTTATATGGCTCATCATTTAAGTGTAAAGAGAAAGAACATTTGTTATTGCCCTCATTTCCATTCTGAGAAAAAGTGTTTTTACacaaatgaaaaattgaaaacatACTTCTCTAAGCAAAGGTATTTATTAATGGTTAACTGCCATTGGATGATAATTTTATCAGCTTTATATTTCCAACCtgcacttttcttttcttttgaattgaAGATATGGTGGTGCTCGTCCACAGTTCCACTTAGAATGTGTCATTTTAGGTGAAAATGTGAAGGATGTCAAAAGTTCCTTATCATGGTAACAGTGATAGGGcagaaaacaatttttttatctaatgaCAGTTTATATTTTCTAAGCCCAAGCTATGACGTtgacctatttttatttttctgttcctAATGTCAGGAATCTGCAAAGACCAAGCATCCTCAGCTTTATTATGAGTCAAAATTGTATATGCTTCTTCAAGGAGGAAGTAAGTCTGTGTATCTTCCCTGCTCCTCCCTCTATGTTTGTCTGTAAAAATGATTTGGTACTGCATCATAATTTGGCTATGGTCTTCCTTGGGGTAGCCTTTTCCTCTCTACTACCAttatatgagaaaaaaaaaaaaagaagaaaagaacaaaaaatgcaAGCTTTGATCTGATGAAATCCagctttttataattttttataaataagttttcATCAATTTACTACTGTTCTTTGTTGCTGCTGGTTTAAAAAGATGATAGAaggctttcttttctttcttagtcCTTAAACGATTTGTTCAGTTGTTAATTGAAAACCTTTCTGTGGAGATACTGGCAGGTTGATCTTGAATATTCTGTTGTTAttgttgtttcttttatttttctgtgTATGCATCTGTGTGTGTATAATTTTTAAGAAGCacattaattttgtatttaaataaCTCGGTGAGGGTTCTCCATATAGCGGGTATTCCCCATCTCAAGTGGTCTGGAGTTGAGACGGATTACAATGTCATGGTAATTGACCTTCTTGGACCTAGTTTGGAGGATTTGTTCAACTACTGCAATAGGAAACTTTCCTTAAAAACAGTGTTGATGCTTGCTGATCAAATGGTAAGTATGAGACTCTTTTGTGATAAACAGTTAGCTTTCaggttttttatatttaattttctccCTTTTCTACTTTTTCCTCTGTTTCTTCTCAGATTAATAGGGTAGAATATATGCATTCAAAAGGCTTTCTTCACCGTGATATAAAACCTGACAACTTCTTGATGGGCTTAGGACGCAAGGCAAATCAGGTatagtttttttgtttttcttgtaTCTTATGTTGGAAATATAACATGTTCGTACTTGTTAGATAGCTAggacaaccaccttcaattttgaaTTTCCGGTTATGATAAGAATATTTTATCATTGCTGGGAATAGGACTTTGTAACACTTGAAAGGCATGAAATAGTCTAGTATCATTTGTGTTACTTTTTTAGTTAATTCTATTATTACAGGTATATGTCATTGACTACGGTCTTGCAAAGAAGTATAGGGATCTTCAGACTCATAAGCACATCCCGTACAggtgggttttttttattttttcacttttaaagaCTGAAATTCAGACTTGAAGTTCTCAAGATTGTATAATTCTCATCATGGTACCTGACTAGGTTTTTACATACTAGATAAGAAAGTTACTTCATGGTCTATATTCAACTGAGTGTTTGTTTTGTCCATGGAGGCAAGGCATGCTCCCTTAGCATTTTTCTATCTCTTGCTTGCtcaaatttctttttcatttttacctATTATCTCCTGTCTTTGTATCAATATTGTAGTGTAACCTATGCGGTAAACATGTCCTGAATATTCGGTGCAATCCAACTTAGTCCAAAAATGCATTTGTTTGTGAAACAACTAACCAATTTCTTTGCTGCAGAGAAAACAAGAATCTGACTGGCACCGCTCGTTATGCAAGCGTTAACACTCACCTTGGAATTGGTAACTAATGTTACATTGTGGCACAACTCTTAGAAGTAAATCATGTATCATTGATGCAAGTTTACTTGTTACTTTTATTGACATAAATTCTTCTCTTTATTGGCAGAGCAAAGCCGAAGAGATGATTTGGAATCCCTTGGTTATGTGCTCATGTATTTCTTGAGAGGAAGGCATGCTCATTTCATTCACTTTTTTTATGCATGATGTTTGATTGTTAATTGTTATTGAATCTTTGTTCTTAGTTTTCTTCACATTGCTTTTGTTACAATTTGGACAATTTCTTTGCTTCAGCCTTCCCTGGCAGGGGTTAAAAGCTGGTACAAAAAAGCAAAAGTATGATAAGATTAGTGAAAAGAAGGTATCGACTCCTATAGAGGTATGATCAGTTATTCCATGCTTAGACAAGTTTGTTCCCTCTAAGAAACTCGGTTGAGTTACATCTGACTAATGTAGGATCACTAGTTCTTGTACACCGGCCTGCTCTTCATCTATAAGGTTTCCTATTTGTTTGagtttaatgtaaaaaaaaaaaagaggatataaaattgttttttttttgttgttatagtgaaatttaaTTTGGCTTAACAAATGGTAAGTGAAATTTAAAGTTGACAAAGGGAATGCATCGATCAAGGCTAGCTATGGTTGGCATGTGATCCTTCTGTGTTAATCCTTATGATTATTATTCTTGTCTCTTTGGTTGGTAATATCGGTTTATACGTGTTTAACAGGTTCTTTGTAAGTCATATCCGTCTGAGTTTGTGTCTTATTTTCATTACTGCCGATCTTTGCGGTTTGAAGATAAACCTGATTATTCATATTTGAAGAGGCTTTTCCGAGACTTGTTTATAAGAGAAGGTTAGTTATCATCATTGTGGCTGCCTTAGTGCTGACCTCTATGTACAGTATTCTAATATCCATTACTCTCTCACACACATGCATGTGCTTGCTCATACGCTCAGGATGTTCTCAAATTAATACCAACTCTATAGttgttttcttgttttcttttcctttttatggTTCTGAAATTTGCACTGCTGCAGGTTATCAGTTTGACTATGTCTTTGACTGGACTGTATTGGAGTACCCAAAGATTGGTGGCAGCTCCAGAGGGCGGGTAAGTACTTGTAACCTTCTAGCTCTCCGTTATTGTTATCTTGGGAATATTTTACTCAGCAATTCAATCTGTATGTCAGCATTCCAGTGGAAGGGCAGGTTTAGCTGCTGGACCAACCATTGAAAAACCCGAAAGAATCTCAGGTTTGGTTACATAACTAATTTCTCATTAGACCGTATATGATACCTGATTCTTGGAACTTAAGTACTGGATAATCAACTATTTGCTTCAGAAGATGGTCACTTGAATTTGTTAAAAAACAGGTCATTTATGAGATGGCAAAAGCTATATGATGTAAATGAAGATGGATTCTTTTTGAAGTTGTCTTTGAAAAAGAAACATCTTTTTCGTTTTTACTAATTATGATAGTAAGTGTTCTGTCTTTGAATCCCTTATGGTTTATTCTCCTTGATAACATTCAGTGGGAAGAGAGATTCGGGATAGATTCTCAGGTGCTGTTGAAGCATTGTCCAAAAGAAATATTTCAAGCACCAGTCCTCATCTTGATCATTCTAGACACAAGACTGTTGATGATGGGGCTTTGTCAAAGCATGCGGTGAGCTTTAATTTCCTTTCAGATATTTTTCTTTTATCTAGCCTATACTATTCTGTATGAAAATCTCTCTAGAAAAGAAATCTTATTGATTGAAAAAGTTCATTGGTCATCAATGCCATTTTTAGCTGTATTAtggcaaaattttagacccacTTTTTGTCCTTTTTTATGAAGGCCAAGTAAAATATTGCATCTCTTTGGCCCATTTTGAACATTGTTATCATTGTTTTGCATTTTCAGCTCCCTGATTCAGATAAAAGACGCAGTTCTTCTCGATATGGTAGCACTTCAAGAAGAGCTGTAGTGGCAAGCAGGCCTAGCTCATCCGTTGAAGCCAACGACGCACCACAAAACCGACTAGCATCAGGTGGTGGCCGCATGTCTACCACACAAAGAATTCAACTTGCCTTTGAATCTAAGACATCTAGCCGAGCCACCCCTGGTAGAGGAAGCCGTGATGATCATCCTCTTAGAAGTTTTGAGCTCCTCTCGATTAAGAAATAATGGCATTGAATGTCAATCCCGAGTCGATGTTTCCAAGAACTTATATTCTCACTCTGTATATGGGATACCTCACCAGATTCAGTGCCCCTGTAGCTCATTTAACTTACCCCATTGCCAACATTTTTTTTCTCAAGATTGTCTCCCACCAGAAGTGTAATGTGTTATAAACAGCATGAAAGAGAAACTTGTGTATCGGAAATTCGGAGCTCAATTTGTCATATGCAACCTGAATAATGGCTGCAATATGATACTGTTCCATCTGTTTTTTTCCCCTTCTCATGAAAATTAAACCACCAGCATCTGGCAATTGTTGCTGGTTTTTAAATGGAAAGCTTCTACTTCTACAGTTCTTCCTCGAAAGAGGGGAGGAGAAGAGGAAGAGAGAACACAGAGAGAATAAGGAATGAGAAAAATCTATTCAATTGCTTAACCACCATTTCGCACTGATTTGTGCATAATAGTGTGGGTAACGGCCTCAAAAGCCACCTGGTAACTAACAATCCAGGTGTTTAAAATGAACCGTTTCATTAAAACGGCTAATAACATCAAAACTTAGCCGTCTTTCCCAAATACGACCTGGTATTAGTACAACTAAAACAAGCGCAAAAACGCATCGTTTTGTCTACACCAATTAAACTTAACTAAAATTAACATGAATTCAAAACATTTGCAGCCTCGATCATTGCCAAACTTCCATTCCATAACATCCATAACAAGTAGTCTCCTCGTAGAGCTAATCCTTGACAAGGATCAAAAGTAGGACATTGTTGCTGAAAGGTGCTTCAAATTTCCTAAGTAATCTTCTAGAAAGATGTCTGTCCATTCCACTAGCACTTCAGTAATTGCTTGATTTCCCTTCATAGTTATCCTTCTCTTAAGAATTCTTATTGGCTCCTTCAAAATTGATCCATTTGAGCTTATAGGAGGTAGCACAGGTGTATTGACTGCTGAATCAATATTTTTCCTCAGCTGAGAGACATGAAAGGTCAAGTGAATTTGAGCTCCCACAAGTAACTTCAACTTGTAAGCAACCTCCCCAACCTTGGCCTCCACAAGGTAAGGCCCAAAATACTTTGGTGAAAGTTTTTTATTTCACAACTTCCTCAAGGAGTGCCGTCTACAAGGCTGAAGCCTCGGATACACTAAGTCTCCAACCTCAAATTGCCTATTTGATCTCCTCTTATCTGTCATTTACTTCATCTTTTCTTGTGTTCGTTTTAGATGAAACTTAAACAACTTTCTCAACTCTTTTCGGTGTCGAAGGCTCCTATCAACCTTTGCTACCTATGAAAAACCAATTGAATAGGGCAAATAAATAGGAGCTACCTGGCCATACATGGCTTCATAAGGGGTGGTATTGATTGCTAAGTGAAATGTGGTGTTATACCACCACTCTGCTAGGGcaactaatttgcccatttagaAGGTTTCTCCCCTGTCATGCATCGAAAATAACCCTCCAAACACTCgttcaaaatttttgtttaaaataactTTATGTATTCgaacaatgaataaatatataaagctaatttcacatttcactattatatcttttgtgtttctgcctttcatattttgcatacatagcgaaATTATGACAAGCAAATACtagctcattgattatctaagttcaaactgatgataagtggtaCTGTAAGAACATTTACAATGCGAGAAAGACAATTTACTTTAGTAGAGAATCTAAACGAGTCCGTAATCCCGTAAAATaatcaaagtgaacatttgattcaaatacttaaaaggattattatgtcatctataaTTCCAATtaaggagatggctagtcttggctattagAGCAGCTGACTCCACGGGTAAAGACATACGTGTACTCATTACAAGAATGATTTATTGGACTGaacccaagttgaattaattctaaatttgtttgtgaattaattcacttgtgatgttcatggtaTGACTTACCTAAATCCCGAGTTAGTCATTGACCATTTGTATAGAActcatatgttttgatataagtggaggcttatactctaaagatgaCTGAGCCTATATCCGgtatgttaggtacatgacttatgtatgacatgactttactagaaacaatggaattcatagcttgattaaaaagttaatgatatcctctcactgGCATtctgtggattgataaatatgaaatgtggcaATGGGTTGCTCGttctcgaatgagcaatttatcatagccattagttgacagtgatcataataataattaagaagatacaatgctgacaatgagataaaatgagATTGTATTTAATGAACAagtttaactcaaaggaatcaacgATATCATATTAAGGTAACACatacatgacgaggtcattggacaaagcaattgGATAAATTGCTTTTgtaaatagtatacaataaggagttttcaatcatggtacttcttgtgtattgactccatgattaaataattgtgaattatcagaacgatgcttttggacataattgcaattaacTCGAGTCTAATtttatatgtctgattggtccatccgctagcttaacaaaagctcgattggattgcatttgaatcagaagaaaattctacgactttagaaataatttaattgagtcgatttattcgatatggaattaaattaggcagttgtgagaatttgattaaagatttttttttgaaaaattaatttggaaaatttcagtgatttttataaaaattaattttgataaagtgaaattaaattaatcaaattaattaaaataaatatgatatttttggaaattaattttcaagttaaacaATTttcccaatgggtaattgaacttgaaaattagacccgAGATTGATAATTAAACTAGGGAACCAAAACCTAAGACTAAAACCcaaatatactattttttaatgaatttaatattaaaaataaatttaatatttatctagatagtattttattaatttaatattaatacgatatattatatttaatttaatatttgtctagatattaatatgagatattaaattaaattaaatatttatttagataatattttattaatttaatattaatgtgattaattCTACTCCTAGTAGAATTTTCTctaactctccctatataaagagagcttaGGTCATTTATTTTCTAACACTTGAACTCAAGAAAAGTCGTAGAGAGAAAATTCtatgaagaaattatttcagaaaatttttagagatattcttattatttataaatggacCCCAAAAGTttagataaatttcaaaattgcccCAGtggtaattttgtgaatttttttttgattcaaAGAGGGTCCACACTCGTCAGACGTGAGCTTGAtgatagcagagaagactactAGGTCAAAgcattcatcctagacgaatcataAATGTACTATTTTAATTAAGTGTTAattactttagataacacaaccaagttcttatttttggaaaaaaatttaaaactctggtttCCTTTTAAACTTATTTTCCGTTTTGTTTTTCAAACTTGATTTTCCAACATCTTTACCATATGAGGATCTCCGCAAAGGAAGCATTTTATCTCGCTTCCCTTCTCCTTTGGGTTGTTGTTGGTTTTCCACTTCATATTTCGTGGTTTCCCATTGCCACCATTATTGTTGTCATAATATTCATGTCCATATTCATCTTCCCCACCATTGCCCTTCTAATTGGGCTTGGAAGACTTGAACTTGTCTTTTCTCGGAATAAGTTCAATTAAGGACTTTGCTACTATCATGGCTTTGGTAAGTTCCTAGACTCCTCAATGTTGCAACTCTTGCTTCGCCCATGCCTTCAACACATCTATGAAGGAGAAAAATGACTCCTCACTCAAATTAAAAATCTAGAGCATGAGCTCACTGAACTCCCGCACATACTCCCTAACTGTGCCTCGTGCGTAAGCCAATGCAACTTTGCTCAAACCTCGTTCTCGGCATATTTCGAGTAAAATTGTGCCTTGAATTCCTTTTGGAACTCCTCTCAAGTCCAAATTGCGGCTCTATCACATTTCTTATCCGTGGGCCTACAATGCCATCATAACAAAACATCAACAAGATACATAGCAATAATGTTTACTTAGTAGCATCATCCATGTTGTCTTTGGCACGCAAGTATTGCTCCATTCCCAATAAGAAGTTGTTCACATCTCTTGTGGACCTTGTCCCTACAAACCCTTTTGGCTTCAGGACATCTATCTCACGGTTGAGTGTTGCTCAAATTCATGTGCTCAAATCCCTCGTTGTGGCCATTGTTTCTGTAATGACCCGAACTTTACGGTTATCGAAAAAGTATATTTTCGGGTCTTTATTTCTGAAAtatagattcgtaaatatttattataaatatttacgaagttaagtgagtggttaattaaagtttaattaagtgaatttaacttaattaaggataattggataaaaggattaaattgaataaagggtaaaaatttaattatagattaataaaaagaaagaggGGACCAAAATGGCAAATATGCCATTTGATATAGTTGAGGCGGCAAATGCATAAAAATCGTGTAATAATTATATTGGTACAATTGTGAtatgtttatttaattactttttatttaaataaataaatttttattacaataaaatattaaataaatagaataaataaaagtatgacaaatgtatggtgatctATGGatacatttgtaataataatatacacatgtataagtaataaataagtattacttattatttaagcataaataatataatgttatatatatatatatatatacaaaattagtaaataaaagaaagaaagaaacaaaataaggaatgaaacagagaaggaaggaaggaaagaaaggaaagaaaagaaaaaagggaaaaattgagggtttgaagcttgaagtttaaataggtaagtcaatttagcccttttttacttaattttaatgttttggaaGCCATGGaacaagtttttgatgaaattaaattgatatattgaaagttattagatttttaaatattgtttatgttgaataaaatgatgaattagggattaaattgatagaaattcaagttaaaagtgagataatgattgaattgtaacgtaattcataagttttgaatagtaggggctaaattgaaagaatttaaaaattatggttttatgctGAAATTAGAGAGctgaaattagtttaaagtgaaaattgaatgaaaatattgagttaaatgtgaagaataaaaattagcctcggtttgggactaaattagaatttagacaaaagttgaataaaaattgaaacattCAATGTGAAAATTGTACtgtattaatgattataaattgtattaatttcgtagctaacggGGTGCCAGAAAGTTCTCagttaagaaaggaaaagacgAAGTCAACGAGGGTTAGCTCGGAAatcacggtttgtgtttctataatctgaacttaatatttaattgttgaatttattaattaatatgtaGGGTGATGCattgaaaagtgaaatttaattgttaattaatatattttgattgaatgtta
The Gossypium hirsutum isolate 1008001.06 chromosome A07, Gossypium_hirsutum_v2.1, whole genome shotgun sequence genome window above contains:
- the LOC107952891 gene encoding casein kinase 1-like protein 6 is translated as MDHVIGGKFKLGRKIGSGSFGELYLGVNVQTGEEVAVKLESAKTKHPQLYYESKLYMLLQGGTGIPHLKWSGVETDYNVMVIDLLGPSLEDLFNYCNRKLSLKTVLMLADQMINRVEYMHSKGFLHRDIKPDNFLMGLGRKANQVYVIDYGLAKKYRDLQTHKHIPYRENKNLTGTARYASVNTHLGIEQSRRDDLESLGYVLMYFLRGSLPWQGLKAGTKKQKYDKISEKKVSTPIEVLCKSYPSEFVSYFHYCRSLRFEDKPDYSYLKRLFRDLFIREGYQFDYVFDWTVLEYPKIGGSSRGRHSSGRAGLAAGPTIEKPERISVGREIRDRFSGAVEALSKRNISSTSPHLDHSRHKTVDDGALSKHALPDSDKRRSSSRYGSTSRRAVVASRPSSSVEANDAPQNRLASGGGRMSTTQRIQLAFESKTSSRATPGRGSRDDHPLRSFELLSIKK